In Bacillus cytotoxicus NVH 391-98, the following are encoded in one genomic region:
- a CDS encoding SunI/YnzG family protein yields MNITFNEVIIVKEDITSASEKYEIIRIGTFYGERKPVLIKTTKRDDIAFMFKVR; encoded by the coding sequence ATTAATATTACTTTTAATGAAGTTATTATAGTTAAGGAGGATATTACTTCGGCTAGTGAAAAATATGAAATAATAAGGATTGGTACATTTTACGGTGAAAGAAAACCAGTATTAATAAAAACTACCAAAAGAGATGATATAGCTTTTATGTTTAAAGTAAGATAA
- the mutL gene encoding DNA mismatch repair endonuclease MutL, with product MGKIRKLDEQLSNLIAAGEVVERPASVVKELVENSIDANSTSIEIHLEEAGLSKIRIIDNGDGIAEEDCIVAFERHATSKIKDENDLFRIRTLGFRGEALPSIASVSELELVTSTGDAPGTHLIIKGGEIIKQEKTASRKGTDITVQNLFFNTPARLKYMKTIHTELGNITDIVYRIAMSHPEVSLKLFHNTKKLLHTSGNGDVRQVLAAIYSIQVAKKLIPIEAESLDFTIRGYVTLPEVTRASRNYMSTIVNGRYVRNYVLMKAIQQGYHTLLPVGRYPIGFLSIEMDPMLVDVNVHPAKLEVRFSKEQELLQFIEQTLQDAFKKVQLIPDAGVTTKKKTKDESVQEQFHFEHTKPKEPSMPNIVLPTGMDEAQEEESAEKPSVAPQLWQQPKQEWQPPQSLVREEESWQSTSKPLIEEKAAHNEQEWDHHEEEFELEELDELQNIEEIEMNGNDLPPLYPIGQMHGTYIFAQNDKGLYMIDQHAAQERINYEYFRDKVGQVTQEVQELLVPYRIDLSLNEFLRVEEQLEELKKVGLFLEQFGHQSFIVRSHPIWFPKGKETEIIDEMMQQVVKLKKVDIKKLREEAAIMMSCKASIKANQYLTNDQIFALLEELRTTSNPYTCPHGRPIIIHHSTYELEKMFKRVM from the coding sequence ATGGGGAAAATTCGCAAACTCGATGAACAACTCTCCAACTTAATTGCAGCTGGGGAAGTAGTAGAGCGTCCTGCTTCTGTCGTGAAAGAACTTGTGGAAAATTCCATCGATGCGAATAGTACATCTATTGAAATCCACTTGGAAGAAGCTGGGTTATCAAAAATTCGCATTATTGATAATGGAGACGGTATTGCTGAAGAAGACTGCATTGTCGCATTTGAACGCCATGCGACAAGTAAAATAAAAGATGAAAATGATTTGTTTCGCATAAGAACGCTCGGTTTCCGAGGAGAGGCATTACCGAGTATTGCATCTGTTAGTGAATTAGAGTTAGTTACAAGCACAGGAGACGCACCGGGTACACATCTTATTATTAAAGGTGGAGAGATTATAAAACAGGAGAAAACCGCGAGCCGTAAAGGAACGGATATTACGGTTCAAAACTTGTTTTTTAACACACCAGCACGTCTTAAATATATGAAAACTATTCATACAGAGCTCGGAAATATTACAGATATTGTGTATCGCATTGCCATGTCTCATCCAGAAGTGTCATTGAAATTATTCCATAATACGAAAAAATTACTTCACACATCTGGAAATGGTGATGTGAGACAAGTACTAGCAGCGATTTACAGTATTCAAGTTGCGAAAAAATTGATTCCAATTGAAGCGGAGTCGTTAGATTTTACCATTCGCGGATATGTAACATTGCCAGAGGTAACGAGAGCTTCTCGCAATTATATGTCAACAATTGTTAATGGCCGTTACGTGCGAAACTATGTATTAATGAAAGCGATCCAGCAAGGATATCATACATTGCTTCCAGTTGGTCGCTATCCGATTGGTTTCTTATCCATTGAGATGGATCCAATGTTAGTGGATGTTAACGTTCATCCGGCAAAACTGGAAGTGCGTTTTAGTAAAGAACAAGAACTTCTGCAATTCATTGAACAAACATTACAAGATGCCTTTAAAAAAGTCCAGCTTATTCCAGATGCCGGCGTAACAACGAAGAAAAAAACAAAAGATGAGAGTGTTCAAGAACAATTTCATTTTGAACATACAAAACCAAAAGAACCATCTATGCCTAATATCGTTTTACCGACTGGAATGGATGAAGCGCAAGAAGAGGAAAGCGCAGAAAAACCATCAGTAGCGCCGCAATTATGGCAACAGCCAAAACAAGAATGGCAACCGCCACAATCCCTTGTAAGAGAAGAAGAGAGTTGGCAATCAACTTCGAAACCGCTCATTGAAGAAAAGGCGGCTCATAACGAACAAGAATGGGATCATCATGAAGAAGAATTTGAATTAGAAGAATTGGATGAATTGCAGAATATCGAAGAAATTGAAATGAACGGGAATGATTTACCGCCTCTTTATCCAATTGGACAGATGCATGGAACGTACATCTTTGCTCAAAACGATAAAGGGCTATATATGATTGACCAACATGCGGCACAAGAACGAATTAACTATGAATATTTCCGCGATAAAGTAGGACAAGTGACACAAGAAGTTCAAGAATTGCTTGTCCCATATCGTATTGATTTATCATTAAACGAATTTTTACGTGTCGAAGAACAACTAGAAGAATTGAAAAAGGTAGGATTATTCCTAGAGCAATTCGGCCATCAATCTTTTATCGTTCGCTCGCACCCAATATGGTTTCCAAAAGGGAAAGAAACGGAAATCATTGATGAAATGATGCAACAAGTTGTGAAACTGAAAAAAGTAGACATAAAAAAATTGCGTGAAGAAGCAGCCATTATGATGAGCTGTAAAGCATCCATTAAAGCAAATCAATATTTAACAAACGATCAAATCTTCGCACTTTTAGAAGAACTACGCACAACAAGCAACCCTTACACATGCCCGCACGGTAGACCGATTATTATACATCATTCGACCTATGAACTGGAGAAAATGTTTAAGCGGGTGATGTAG
- the mutS gene encoding DNA mismatch repair protein MutS — translation MAQYTPMIQQYLKVKADYKDAFLFFRLGDFYEMFFEDAVKAAHELEITLTSRDGGSSERIPMCGVPYHAAQNYIEQLIEKGYKVAICEQVEDPKTAKGVVRREVVQLITPGTMMEGRTIDEKENNFLAALTRFEDGSYALACNDLTTGQNTVTLLTGSVEDVLLEVYATGSKEIVVDSTFSQDELNKLTETLKMTVSYEEETKIPEGLEPLVKKVTQTKLVTAVGRLFNYVLRTQKRSLDHLQPVEIYYTNQFMKIDVHSKRNLELTETLRTKEKTGSLLWLLDKTKTAMGGRMLKQWMERPLIQKEKIEERLEMVETFVNDYFLREDLKEKLKEVYDLERLAGKVAYGSVNARDLLQLKRSLQQVPAILEAISLLDNSYAAKLIEGADPCEALTKLLDRSIQENPPLSVKDGDIIKDGYNEKLDEYRYISKNGKTWIAELEKREREITGIKSLKIGYNRIFGYYIEVTKANLSLLPEGRYERKQTLANAERFITDELKEKETLILEAEEKIVQLEYDLFTALREEVKVFIPKLQHLAKVISELDVLQSFATVSEEERFVKPVLTNKREIFIKDGRHPVVEKVLDGKLYVPNDCMMPENMDVFLITGPNMSGKSTYMRQLALVTIMAQIGCFVPATEAILPVFDQIFTRIGAADDLISGQSTFMVEMLEAKNAIANASERSLILFDEIGRGTSTYDGMALAQAIIEHIHDQIGAKTLFSTHYHELTVLEESLTHLKNVHVSAIEEDGKVVFLHKIQEGAADKSYGIHVAQLAELPDSLIARAKEVLAQLEGQEEITIPKRTEVKEQPERMQQPVIEEQPVIKEVAEVQQESEEIVEESQLSFFETEERMEKQEKPVLDAKETAVLAQIKKIDLLDMTPLEALNELYRLQKKLKKG, via the coding sequence ATGGCGCAGTATACACCAATGATACAGCAATATTTAAAGGTCAAGGCAGACTATAAAGATGCCTTTTTATTTTTTAGATTAGGTGATTTTTATGAAATGTTTTTTGAAGATGCGGTTAAAGCAGCTCATGAACTAGAAATTACTTTGACAAGTCGTGATGGCGGCAGCAGTGAGCGGATTCCCATGTGTGGTGTCCCGTACCATGCAGCGCAAAACTATATTGAGCAGCTCATTGAAAAAGGGTACAAGGTTGCGATTTGCGAGCAGGTAGAAGATCCGAAAACGGCAAAAGGGGTCGTTCGACGCGAAGTTGTCCAATTAATTACACCAGGGACGATGATGGAAGGGCGTACAATTGATGAAAAAGAAAATAACTTTTTAGCAGCATTGACGCGTTTTGAGGATGGCTCATATGCATTAGCTTGTAATGATTTAACAACTGGACAAAATACAGTAACTTTATTAACAGGTTCTGTAGAAGATGTTTTATTAGAAGTGTATGCAACGGGTTCAAAAGAAATTGTTGTAGATTCAACATTTTCACAAGATGAATTAAATAAGTTAACTGAAACGTTAAAAATGACAGTTTCATATGAAGAGGAAACGAAAATTCCAGAAGGATTAGAACCTCTTGTTAAAAAAGTAACGCAAACAAAGTTAGTGACAGCAGTCGGACGGTTATTCAACTATGTACTTCGAACACAAAAACGATCATTAGATCATTTGCAGCCGGTAGAGATTTATTATACAAATCAGTTTATGAAAATTGATGTACATTCCAAGCGTAATTTAGAGTTAACAGAAACATTGCGAACAAAAGAGAAGACAGGTTCTTTACTATGGCTGTTGGATAAAACAAAAACAGCTATGGGCGGTCGTATGTTGAAACAGTGGATGGAGCGTCCGCTTATTCAAAAAGAAAAAATTGAAGAGCGTTTAGAAATGGTTGAAACATTTGTAAATGACTATTTCTTACGTGAAGATTTAAAGGAAAAATTAAAAGAAGTATATGATTTAGAGCGTTTAGCAGGTAAAGTTGCTTACGGTAGTGTAAACGCACGGGATTTACTTCAATTAAAACGTTCCTTACAACAAGTACCAGCTATTTTAGAAGCGATTAGCTTATTGGACAACTCTTACGCTGCCAAGTTAATTGAAGGGGCAGATCCTTGTGAAGCCCTAACAAAACTACTAGATAGAAGTATTCAAGAAAATCCACCTCTTTCTGTGAAAGATGGAGATATCATTAAGGATGGTTATAATGAGAAGCTTGATGAATACCGTTATATAAGTAAAAACGGTAAGACGTGGATTGCAGAGCTTGAAAAACGCGAACGTGAAATAACGGGAATTAAATCGCTGAAAATTGGGTACAACCGTATTTTCGGCTACTATATTGAAGTTACAAAAGCAAATCTTTCTTTACTTCCAGAAGGGCGTTATGAGCGAAAGCAAACATTGGCGAATGCAGAACGTTTTATTACAGACGAATTAAAAGAAAAAGAAACATTAATTTTAGAAGCTGAAGAAAAGATTGTTCAGTTAGAATATGATCTATTTACTGCACTTCGCGAAGAAGTGAAAGTATTTATTCCAAAATTACAGCATCTAGCAAAAGTAATTAGTGAATTAGATGTATTACAAAGCTTTGCGACAGTGAGTGAAGAAGAACGATTTGTAAAACCTGTTCTAACTAATAAACGCGAAATCTTTATAAAAGATGGGCGTCATCCTGTTGTTGAAAAAGTATTAGATGGCAAGCTCTATGTTCCAAATGATTGTATGATGCCAGAAAATATGGATGTCTTTTTAATTACGGGTCCAAACATGTCAGGTAAAAGTACGTATATGCGTCAATTGGCTCTTGTGACGATTATGGCGCAAATCGGTTGTTTTGTACCGGCAACAGAAGCTATATTACCAGTCTTTGATCAAATCTTTACAAGAATTGGTGCAGCGGACGATTTAATTTCCGGCCAAAGTACATTTATGGTTGAAATGCTAGAAGCAAAAAATGCGATTGCAAATGCATCGGAAAGAAGTTTAATTTTATTTGATGAAATTGGCCGCGGTACTTCCACATATGATGGCATGGCGCTTGCACAAGCAATTATTGAACATATTCATGACCAAATTGGTGCAAAAACATTATTCTCTACGCACTATCATGAATTAACAGTGTTAGAAGAAAGTTTGACTCATTTAAAAAATGTACATGTTTCCGCTATTGAAGAAGACGGAAAAGTTGTCTTCTTGCATAAAATTCAAGAAGGTGCAGCGGATAAAAGTTACGGGATTCATGTTGCCCAACTTGCAGAACTTCCAGATAGCTTAATCGCTCGCGCCAAAGAAGTGTTAGCTCAGCTAGAAGGACAAGAAGAAATTACAATTCCAAAACGCACGGAAGTAAAAGAACAGCCGGAACGTATGCAACAACCGGTAATAGAAGAACAACCAGTTATAAAAGAAGTAGCAGAGGTGCAACAAGAGAGCGAAGAAATCGTAGAAGAATCGCAGCTTTCATTCTTTGAAACTGAAGAACGAATGGAAAAACAAGAAAAACCTGTACTTGATGCTAAGGAAACAGCTGTGTTAGCACAAATTAAAAAAATTGATTTACTTGATATGACGCCTTTAGAAGCATTAAATGAACTGTATCGCTTACAGAAGAAATTAAAGAAAGGATGA
- the cotE gene encoding outer spore coat protein CotE: MSEFREIITKAVVGKGRKYTKSTHTCESNHEPTSILGCWVINHTYEARKNGKIVEIEGYYDVNTWYSFAENTKTEVVTERINYTDEVNVGYRDKNFSGEDSEIIARVIQHPNCLEAIISPNGNKIVVTVEREFVTEVVGETKVCVSINPNGCQEDDSEFEISDDEFEELDPNFIVDAEEE; encoded by the coding sequence ATGTCCGAATTCAGAGAGATTATTACAAAGGCAGTAGTTGGAAAAGGACGTAAGTATACAAAATCGACTCATACATGTGAATCAAATCATGAACCGACAAGTATTCTCGGATGTTGGGTAATAAATCACACATATGAAGCGAGAAAAAATGGGAAAATCGTAGAAATTGAAGGGTATTATGATGTGAATACATGGTACTCATTTGCTGAAAATACGAAGACAGAAGTCGTAACAGAACGAATCAATTATACAGATGAAGTAAATGTTGGATATCGGGATAAAAACTTTTCTGGGGAAGATTCCGAAATTATTGCTCGTGTCATTCAACATCCAAATTGTTTAGAAGCAATCATTTCGCCAAATGGTAACAAAATTGTTGTAACGGTAGAACGTGAATTTGTTACAGAAGTAGTCGGAGAGACGAAAGTTTGTGTAAGTATAAATCCAAATGGATGTCAAGAAGATGATAGTGAATTTGAGATTAGCGATGACGAATTTGAAGAATTAGATCCCAATTTTATTGTTGACGCAGAGGAAGAATAA
- a CDS encoding RicAFT regulatory complex protein RicA family protein, which translates to MKVYTKDEIVEQAKELAKMISETEEVDFFKRAEAQIHKNENVKRIIDEIKALQKQAVNLQHYGKWEALKKVEAEIDALHDRLDGIPVVQEFKSSQTYVNDLLQLVASTISNKVTDEILISTGGDVLKGETGAEIESKKGNCGC; encoded by the coding sequence ATGAAAGTCTATACAAAGGATGAAATTGTTGAGCAAGCGAAAGAGTTAGCAAAAATGATTTCTGAAACAGAAGAAGTAGATTTCTTCAAGCGCGCAGAAGCGCAAATTCATAAAAATGAAAATGTAAAACGTATAATTGATGAAATAAAAGCTTTGCAAAAACAAGCTGTAAACTTGCAACATTATGGAAAATGGGAAGCTTTGAAAAAAGTAGAAGCAGAGATTGATGCTCTTCACGATCGGTTAGATGGTATCCCTGTTGTACAGGAATTCAAATCTTCACAAACATATGTAAATGATTTACTACAGCTTGTAGCGAGTACAATTTCTAATAAAGTAACAGATGAAATTTTAATTTCAACTGGCGGTGATGTACTGAAAGGTGAAACCGGTGCAGAAATAGAAAGTAAAAAAGGAAATTGCGGTTGTTAA
- the miaB gene encoding tRNA (N6-isopentenyl adenosine(37)-C2)-methylthiotransferase MiaB codes for MNEQQRLASQQANASTKKEEKDYSKYFEHVYQPPSLKDAKKRGKEQVKIERDFGLPEEFRNFGKGRKFYIRTYGCQMNEHDTEVMAGIFTTLGYEPTFTTEDADVILLNTCAIRENAENKVFGELGHLKPLKQKNPDLLIGVCGCMSQEESVVNKIMQKHQHVDMVFGTHNIHRLPYILKDAMFSKATVVEVWSKEGDVIENLPKVRRGDIKAWVNIMYGCDKFCTYCIVPYTRGKERSRRPEDIIKEVRHLAANGYKEITLLGQNVNAYGKDFDDLEYGLGDLMDELRKIDIARIRFTTSHPRDFDDHLIEVLGKGGNLVEHIHLPVQSGSTDMLKIMARKYTREQYLELVRKIKKTIPNVVLTTDIIVGFPNETDEQFEETLSLYREVEFDSAFTFIYSPREGTPAAKMKDNIPMEVKKERLQRLNELVNEFSAKKNKKYEGQIVEVLVDGESKNNPDVLAGYTRTNKLVNFVAPKSVIGQLVKVKITEAKTWSLNGELVEEPIEVK; via the coding sequence ATGAACGAGCAACAACGATTAGCAAGTCAACAAGCAAATGCTTCTACGAAGAAGGAAGAAAAAGATTATAGTAAGTACTTTGAACATGTTTATCAGCCACCTTCATTAAAAGATGCGAAAAAACGTGGGAAAGAACAAGTGAAAATCGAGCGTGATTTTGGTCTTCCAGAAGAATTTCGTAATTTTGGGAAAGGAAGAAAGTTTTATATCCGTACGTATGGATGTCAAATGAACGAGCATGATACAGAAGTAATGGCTGGTATTTTTACAACGCTTGGATATGAACCGACATTTACAACAGAAGATGCAGATGTCATTTTATTAAATACTTGTGCGATTCGTGAGAACGCTGAGAATAAGGTGTTCGGAGAACTAGGTCACTTAAAACCATTGAAACAAAAGAATCCAGATCTGTTAATTGGTGTATGTGGTTGTATGTCGCAAGAAGAATCTGTTGTAAACAAAATTATGCAAAAGCATCAACATGTAGATATGGTATTTGGTACGCATAATATTCATCGATTACCGTATATTTTGAAAGATGCAATGTTCTCTAAAGCGACAGTTGTTGAAGTTTGGTCTAAAGAAGGAGACGTAATCGAAAATCTTCCAAAAGTACGTCGCGGTGATATTAAAGCTTGGGTAAACATTATGTATGGATGTGATAAATTCTGTACATATTGTATCGTACCGTATACACGCGGGAAAGAGCGAAGCCGTCGCCCAGAAGATATTATTAAAGAAGTTCGCCATTTAGCAGCAAATGGCTATAAAGAAATTACATTGCTTGGCCAAAACGTAAATGCATACGGAAAAGACTTTGATGATCTAGAATATGGTCTTGGCGATTTAATGGATGAACTTCGTAAGATTGATATTGCACGTATTCGTTTTACAACAAGTCATCCACGTGACTTTGACGATCACTTAATTGAAGTGCTTGGAAAAGGTGGTAACTTAGTAGAGCATATTCACTTACCAGTACAATCTGGTAGCACGGATATGTTGAAGATTATGGCGCGTAAATATACACGTGAGCAGTACTTAGAACTTGTACGTAAAATTAAAAAGACAATTCCTAATGTAGTATTAACAACGGATATTATCGTTGGTTTCCCAAATGAAACAGACGAACAATTTGAAGAAACATTATCTTTATATCGTGAAGTAGAATTTGATAGTGCGTTCACATTTATTTACTCTCCACGTGAAGGTACGCCAGCTGCGAAAATGAAAGACAATATACCAATGGAAGTGAAAAAAGAACGTCTACAGCGTTTGAATGAACTTGTAAATGAATTCTCTGCGAAGAAAAATAAGAAATATGAAGGACAAATTGTTGAAGTATTAGTTGATGGAGAAAGTAAAAATAATCCAGACGTACTTGCAGGCTACACGCGTACGAATAAACTTGTAAACTTCGTTGCACCAAAATCTGTAATCGGTCAGCTTGTAAAAGTAAAAATTACTGAAGCGAAAACTTGGTCTCTAAACGGGGAATTAGTTGAGGAGCCGATTGAGGTGAAATAA